In the genome of Colletotrichum lupini chromosome 8, complete sequence, one region contains:
- a CDS encoding 40S ribosomal protein S17, with amino-acid sequence MGRVRTKTVKKSAKVIIERYYPRLTLDFETNKRICDEIAIIASKRLRNKIAGYTTHLMKRIQRGPVRGISFKLQEEERERKDQFVPEVSALDFTQNTESGQLEVDVETKDLLKHLGFDAIPVNVTPVGQTQVQERGGRFGGRPPRRD; translated from the exons ATGGGTCGCGTTCGCACCAAGACCGTCAAGAAGTCCGCCAAGGTCATCATTGAGCGGTACTACCCCAGACTCACCCTGGACTTCGAGACCAACAAGCGCATCTGCGATGAGATCGCCATCATCGCCTCCAAGCGCCTCCGCAACAAG ATTGCTGGCTACACCACCCACTTGATGAAGCGTATCCAGCGTGGTCCCGTCCGCGGTATCTCCTTCAAGCTTCAGGAGGAGGAGCGTGAGCGCAAGGATCAGTTCGTCCCCGAGGTCTCCGCCCTCGACTTCACCCAGAACACCGAGAGCGGCCAGCTCGAGGTCGATGTCGAGACCAAGGACCTTCTCAAGCACCTCGGC TTCGACGCTATCCCCGTCAACGTCACTCCCGTCGGCCAGACCCAGGTCCAGGAGCGCGGAGGCCGCTTCGGTGGCCGCCCCCCTCGCCGCGACTAA
- a CDS encoding Rtr1/RPAP2 family protein, producing MATDARPLKGILKKAAAGATASGSGAANAVLNPRKQDPREIALQHARIIQQRKDLELQILESLAELSEYPTERGSRTFSAANPSPRDVADFKAGIRLFQPSDYDDLIEERNVNGLCGYTLCAQPKPMASKGGEWRLVNFGKADFDIVNRKESEKWCSKDCQRRAMYIKVQLNESAAWERAGLPEIEIELYGEEKARQEDPASQASRDLASLKLEEGRRAADESATLALERGETRETGQPGNTFTLAIREREVKPPTEHGVFGDPDDSHLFVEGHRPGAGKAQAIAEASQFEAQRDQEMS from the coding sequence ATGGCTACCGATGCCCGGCCACTGAAGGGCATCCTCAAAAAGGCAGCAGCCGGAGCCACCGCCTCCGGCAGCGGCGCCGCCAACGCCGTCCTCAATCCCCGAAAACAAGACCCCCGCGAAATCGCCCTCCAGCACGCCCGCATCATTCAGCAGCGCAAGGACCTAGAGCTCCAGATCCTCGAGAGCCTGGCCGAGCTCTCCGAGTACCCCACCGAGCGCGGCAGCAGAACCTTCTCCGCCGCCAACCCTTCCCCACGCGACGTCGCCGACTTCAAGGCCGGCATCCGCCTCTTCCAGCCCTCCGACTACGACGACCTCATCGAGGAGCGCAACGTCAACGGCTTGTGCGGGTACACTCTCTGCGCGCAGCCGAAGCCGATGGCCTCCAAAGGTGGCGAGTGGAGGCTCGTCAACTTTGGCAAGGCAGACTTTGATATCGTCAATCGCAAGGAGTCGGAGAAGTGGTGCTCCAAGGACTGCCAGCGCAGGGCCATGTATATCAAGGTGCAGCTGAACGAGTCGGCTGCGTGGGAGCGGGCGGGGTTGCCGGAAATTGAGATTGAGCTGTATGGAGAGGAGAAGGCGAGGCAGGAGGACCCTGCATCACAGGCTTCGCGCGACCTCGCAAGTTTGAAGCTGGAGGAGGGCAGGAGGGCGGCCGACGAGTCTGCCACATTGGCCTTGGAGAGAGGAGAGACACGGGAGACGGGACAGCCTGGTAATACTTTCACTCTTGCCATCAGGGAGAGGGAGGTCAAGCCACCAACAGAGCATGGCGTGTTTGGAGATCCAGACGACTCCCATTTATTTGTTGAGGGACACAGACCGGGAGCTGGCAAGGCGCAGGCCATTGCTGAGGCTTCCCAATTTGAGGCACAACGTGACCAAGAAATGTCATGA